The Poriferisphaera corsica DNA segment GGTGATGGGGAAGGGGAAGAAGGTGGCGGTGGGGCGGTATTGAGGGGCATGAGGGAGATGTAGAAGAATAAATAGGTCAGATGGTGCGTTAAAAGGATGACAAAGTGAGATTAAGGAGGGGATGCGATGATGGTCTATTGGTGTGAGTGGGGGGGATGGTCTAAAATGAGCAGGCTGTGATTTTGTACAAATGGGGTGTGTGGGTAGATATGAAGTTAAAGGTCTCGCATGCATTATTTGATGTTTTTGTTTGTTTGTGTGGTGTGGGGGACGAGTTTCATACTGATGAAGTATGCGAGCGTTGTTTTTGGGGCGATGACCGTGGGCGGGGGAAGGGTCATGGGCGGTGCTATCTTTTTGGGATTGATGTTGGGGACGGTTGGGTTGCTGCGTAAACGAAGGCAACGGGGTGTGAGGTTTGGTGTGGTTGCGAAGAAGCGTGTTCGGTTTATGTGGCGACGGCATGGTTTGGGATTGCTTGTGCCGGCGTTTATTGGTTTGGGTTATCCGTTTGCGATGCAGCCGTACTTGATTGGGAAGTATGAGAACAGTTCATTCTTCGGGATGATGATGTGTTTGGTGCCTGTTTTGACGATTTTGGCGAGCGTGGTGATGCTGGGTGTGTGGCCACGCGTGAGAGAGATTGTGGGTGTGGTTGGTGGTGGGGTTGGGATTTGGATGTTGTTTGGTGATGCGGTGGAGCGAGATATTACGGCGATTGATTTTGTGTTGGCAGTGAGTGTGCCGGCGTGTTATGCGGTGAGCAATACGTATGTGAAGAAGAAGTTGGGCGAATTGCCGCCGGCGATACTGGGGGCTTGGGCATTGGGTTTGGCGGCAATTGTGGTCTTGCCGATGGGATTGGTGAGCGAGAGTGTGGTGAGGGATGTGAGCTGGTTACAGATAAGCTGGGCGGTGATGTGTATTTTGATTTTGGGTGTAGTGGGTAGTGGGATTGCGATGTGGATGATGTATGAGATGGTGCAGAAGCGGGGGCCGCTGTTTGCGGGGATGGTGACGTATATGGTGTGCGGCTTTGCGGTGATGTGGGGATGGGTGGATGGTGAGGTGGTAACGAGTGGGCAGCTCATTGCACTGGGTGTGATTTGGTTGATGGTGGCGCTGGTGCAGTGGCCTTCGCGAAAGTCCCGCCCCCAAGAGTTGCCTGTTATCAGTTCGAATGTGTAAACGGTCACTGAATTCTGATGAGCTATTGATTTTGTAACTTTTCTGTGACGGAGTCGATCTTGTCTTGCATGGATTGCGGGCGGTCGATGCGCGTGCCTAGTTTGATTGTGGTGTTGATGCGGGGTGCGCCCATGTCGTGGATGGTTTGATGACATTCTTTGACGGCGGCCATGACGGTATCCCATGGACCTTCGACGTTTGTGCCGTAGGCGTGCATGGAGTGGGAGAGGTTGTGTTTTTCGAAAATGCGTTGGGCCTGGGTGACGTATTTTGAGACAGAGATGCCGACCCCCATGGGTACGATGCAGATGTCGATGATGACGTTCATGATTTGGCTCCTTTTTGTGTGATATGAATTGTAGGTGAGAGATGGGCATTGAAAAAGCCTGAAGTGATATGCTTCAGGCTTGCTGTTTTTAGGTGTTGGCATGGTGAGGTTAGCTGCGCGGTCTTTTTCGGGAAATGAGAAGGAGCGGAAGG contains these protein-coding regions:
- a CDS encoding DMT family transporter, which codes for MFLFVCVVWGTSFILMKYASVVFGAMTVGGGRVMGGAIFLGLMLGTVGLLRKRRQRGVRFGVVAKKRVRFMWRRHGLGLLVPAFIGLGYPFAMQPYLIGKYENSSFFGMMMCLVPVLTILASVVMLGVWPRVREIVGVVGGGVGIWMLFGDAVERDITAIDFVLAVSVPACYAVSNTYVKKKLGELPPAILGAWALGLAAIVVLPMGLVSESVVRDVSWLQISWAVMCILILGVVGSGIAMWMMYEMVQKRGPLFAGMVTYMVCGFAVMWGWVDGEVVTSGQLIALGVIWLMVALVQWPSRKSRPQELPVISSNV
- a CDS encoding MTH1187 family thiamine-binding protein; translated protein: MNVIIDICIVPMGVGISVSKYVTQAQRIFEKHNLSHSMHAYGTNVEGPWDTVMAAVKECHQTIHDMGAPRINTTIKLGTRIDRPQSMQDKIDSVTEKLQNQ